In Chiloscyllium plagiosum isolate BGI_BamShark_2017 chromosome 18, ASM401019v2, whole genome shotgun sequence, a single genomic region encodes these proteins:
- the LOC122558950 gene encoding adhesive plaque matrix protein-like has protein sequence MPSLPLVFYRQNTLTATGVLSSEYPHCHQSPIARIPSLPPLSYRQNALTATDLLSPEYPHCHQSPIARMPSLPRISYRQNTLTATSLLSPEYPHCHHSLIARIPSLPPLSYRQNALTATDLLSPEYPHCHQSPIVRIPSLPRISYRQNALTATTLLSPEYPHCHHSLIARIPSLPPLSYRQNTLTATTLLSPEYPHCHHSLIARIPSLPPLSYRQNTLTATTLLSPEYPHCHHSLIARIPSLPPLSYRQNTLTATTLLSPEYPHCHHSLIARIPSLPPVSYRQNTLTATGLLSPEYPHCHQSPITRRIPSLPPDSYHQENTLTAASHLSLEECPHSCCLISPREATFASPHEASSHCRTNTANQPATEKKKRKGKENIVKQKSRSKSETKKESRQEQMGPGSADLSDMTRLDKGRAMKVTVFASGAKHTSPSISDQCIVT, from the exons ATGCCCTCGCTGCCATTGGTCTTCTATCGCCAGAATACCCTCACTGCCACGGGTGTTCTATCATCAGAATACCCTCACTGCCACCAGTCTCCTATCGCCAGAATACCCTCACTGCCACCACTCTCTTATCGCCAGAATGCCCTCACTGCCACGGATCTCCTATCGCCAGAATACCCTCACTGCCACCAGTCTCCTATCGCCAGAATGCCCTCACTGCCACGGATCTCCTATCGCCAGAATACCCTCACTGCCACCAGTCTCCTATCGCCAGAATACCCTCACTGCCACCACTCTCTTATCGCCAGAATACCCTCACTGCCACCACTCTCTTATCGCCAGAATGCCCTCACTGCCACGGATCTCCTATCGCCAGAATACCCTCACTGCCACCAGTCTCCTATCGTCAGAATACCCTCACTGCCACGGATCTCCTATCGCCAGAATGCCCTCACTGCCACCACTCTCTTATCGCCAGAATACCCTCACTGCCACCACTCTCTTATCGCCAGAATACCCTCACTGCCACCACTCTCTTATCGCCAGAATACCCTCACTGCCACCACTCTCTTATCGCCAGAATACCCTCACTGCCACCACTCTCTTATCGCCAGAATACCCTCACTGCCACCACTCTCTTATCGCCAGAATACCCTCACTGCCACCACTCTCTTATCGCCAGAATACCCTCACTGCCACCACTCTCTTATCGCCAGAATACCCTCACTGCCACCACTCTCTTATCGCCAGAATACCCTCACTGCCACCACTCTCTTATCGCCAGAATACCCTCACTGCCACCACTCTCTTATCGCCAGAATACCCTCACTGCCACCA GTCTCCTATCGCCAGAATACCCTCACTGCCACGGGTCTCCTATCGCCAGAATACCCTCACTGCCACCAGtctcctatcaccaggagaataCCCTCACTGCCGCCAGACTCCTATCATCAGGAGAATACCCTCACTGCCGCCagtcacctatcactggaagaaTGCCCTCACTCCTGTTGCCTCATATCGCCCAGAGAAGCCACATTCGCCAGTCCACATGAGGCCAGCTCTCACTGTCGTACTAATACAGCCAACCAACCTGCcacagaaaagaagaaaagaaaaggaaaggaaaatataGTAAAACAAAAGAGTAGAAGCAAAAGTGAAACAAAGAAGGAAAGCAGACAGGAGCAGATGGGCCCAGGAAGTGCAGATTTGAGTGACATGACCCGACTTGACAAAGGGCGAGCAATGAAGGTGACTGTTTTTGCTTCTGGGGCCAAGCACACATCCCCTTCCATCAGTGACCAGTGTATTGTCACTTGA